A single genomic interval of Rosistilla ulvae harbors:
- a CDS encoding formylmethanofuran dehydrogenase subunit B, producing the protein MSETWNHVACPGCSCLCDDLSVQFDGDRLLSFEPACPRGEQWFRTRCESSPRGPQVAGVTVDYDSAIAVAVEILRAADYPLIYGLSQSATPGQRAAIALADALSGVADTTASLDHSAAIMALQEFGEVTCTLGEIRNRADLVIFWGCDPASSHPRHAERYSIHPRGRWLPGGRDDRTVVMIGTAGQVEQCRLDAEGTTPDITIAIQPGQDFETLSLLRRLVRGDHVADVPAPLGQLVPLMKGCKYGAFFYGLGLGSGDDSESSAAAPIDHVNVAALLQLVAELNAFARITARRMGRHGEVSGADNVLCWQTGYPFAVDFSCGYPRHNPSEFSADGLLARGDVDAAVLVGAETIPRFSAAARKHLESIPTILLDHPAAQLPFQSTVEFSTAVYGLHASGTTFRMDNVPLALHAMVPTKLPTDADVLTDLMNGLAIEAGIGSRRDPRR; encoded by the coding sequence TTGTCCGAAACCTGGAATCACGTCGCCTGTCCGGGTTGCAGTTGTCTCTGCGATGATCTTTCCGTGCAGTTCGACGGCGATCGGCTTTTGTCGTTCGAACCGGCTTGCCCGCGTGGGGAGCAGTGGTTTCGCACGCGGTGCGAATCGTCGCCCCGCGGGCCGCAGGTCGCCGGAGTCACTGTCGACTACGATTCCGCCATCGCCGTGGCGGTCGAGATCCTTCGCGCGGCGGACTACCCGCTGATCTATGGACTTTCCCAAAGTGCGACGCCCGGTCAACGCGCGGCGATCGCTCTGGCAGATGCTTTGAGCGGCGTTGCCGATACGACCGCTTCGTTGGACCACTCCGCAGCGATCATGGCATTGCAGGAGTTTGGCGAAGTGACCTGCACGCTGGGCGAGATCCGCAATCGCGCCGATCTTGTCATCTTCTGGGGCTGCGATCCGGCGAGCTCCCATCCGCGACATGCGGAGCGTTATTCGATTCATCCCCGCGGCCGTTGGTTGCCCGGCGGGCGAGACGACCGCACGGTGGTGATGATCGGAACCGCGGGGCAAGTCGAACAATGCCGATTGGACGCCGAGGGAACGACGCCGGACATCACGATTGCGATCCAGCCGGGGCAAGATTTTGAGACCCTTTCCCTACTGCGACGGCTCGTCCGCGGAGACCACGTGGCCGATGTCCCGGCACCGCTGGGACAACTGGTTCCGCTGATGAAAGGCTGCAAATATGGCGCCTTCTTTTATGGACTAGGACTTGGCAGTGGCGACGACAGCGAATCCTCGGCGGCAGCGCCGATCGATCACGTGAACGTCGCGGCACTGCTGCAATTGGTCGCCGAACTCAATGCATTCGCGAGAATTACGGCCCGACGGATGGGGCGGCACGGGGAGGTTTCGGGAGCGGATAACGTTCTCTGTTGGCAGACCGGATATCCATTTGCCGTCGATTTCTCTTGCGGTTACCCGCGTCACAATCCGAGCGAGTTCTCTGCGGATGGACTGCTGGCGCGAGGCGATGTCGACGCGGCGGTCTTGGTGGGGGCCGAAACGATTCCTCGGTTCTCCGCGGCCGCACGAAAACATCTGGAATCGATCCCGACCATTCTGTTGGACCATCCCGCTGCCCAATTGCCGTTCCAGTCGACGGTCGAATTCAGCACCGCCGTCTACGGTCTACACGCATCCGGAACGACCTTTCGAATGGACAACGTGCCGCTCGCCCTGCACGCGATGGTGCCGACGAAGCTGCCAACCGATGCCGACGTGCTGACCGATCTGATGAATGGTCTGGCAATAGAAGCAGGCATCGGATCCCGCAGGGATCCCAGACGGTAG